The proteins below are encoded in one region of Manis pentadactyla isolate mManPen7 chromosome 2, mManPen7.hap1, whole genome shotgun sequence:
- the SLC6A3 gene encoding sodium-dependent dopamine transporter isoform X2, whose product MSTSRCPVGLMSSVVAPAKEPNATGLKAVELVLVKEQNGVQLTNSTLVSTPQSPVEPQERETWSKKIDFLLSVIGFAVDLANVWRFPYLCYKNGGGAFLVPYLLFMVIAGMPLFYMELALGQFHREGAAGVWKICPILKGVGFTVILISLYVGFFYNVIIAWALHYFFSSFTTELPWTRCNHTWNSASCSDMPPGNSTQGPNDTFRTTPAAEYFERGVLHLHESRGIDDLGPPRWQLASCLVLVIILLYFSLWKGVKTSGKVVWITATMPYVVLFALLLRGITLPGAIDGIKAYLSVDFHRLCEASVWIDAATQICFSLGVGFGVLIAFSSYNKFTNNCYRDAIITTSVNSLTSFSSGFVVFAFLGYMAQKHSVPIGDVAKDGPGLIFVIYPEALATLPLSSAWAAVFFIMLLTLGIDSAMGGMESVITGLIDEFQLLHRHRELFTLAVVLATFLLSLFCVTNGGIYVFTLLDHFAAGTSILFGVLFEAIGVAWFYGVRQFSDDIQQMTGQRPSLYWRLCWKFVSPCFLLKLAYAITPEKEREQVDGGEVRQFTLRHWLMV is encoded by the exons ATGAGCACGAGCAGATGCCCAGTGGGACTGATGTCCTCCGTGGTGGCCCCAGCTAAGGAGCCCAACGCCACAGGCCTGAAGGCAGTGGAACTTGTCCTGGTCAAGGAGCAAAATGGGGTGCAGCTCACGAACTCCACCCTCGTCAGCACCCCGCAGTCCCCCGTGGAGCCCCAGGAACGGGAGACCTGGAGCAAGAAAATCGACTTCCTCCTCTCCGTGATTGGCTTTGCAGTGGACCTGGCCAACGTCTGGCGCTTCCCCTACCTGTGCTACAAAAACGGCGGCG GCGCCTTCCTGGTCCCTTACCTGCTCTTCATGGTCATCGCTGGTATGCCACTGTTCTACATGGAGCTGGCCCTCGGGCAATTCCACAGGGAAGGGGCTGCCGGTGTCTGGAAGATCTGCCCCATCCTGAAAG GCGTGGGCTTCACGGTCATCCTCATCTCGCTGTACGTGGGCTTCTTCTACAACGTCATCATTGCCTGGGCGCTGCATTACTTCTTCTCCTCCTTCACCACGGAGCTGCCATGGACCCGCTGCAACCACACATGGAACAGCGCCAGCTGCTCGGACATGCCCCCCGGCAACTCCACCCAGGGCCCCAACGACACCTTCAGGACCACGCCCGCCGCCGAGTACTTTGA GCGTGGGGTGCTGCACCTCCATGAGAGCCGCGGCATTGACGACCTGGGCCCTCCCCGGTGGCAGCTCGCGTCCTGCCTGGTGCTGGTCATCATTCTGCTCTACTTCAGCTTGTGGAAGGGCGTGAAGACTTCTGGGAAG GTCGTGTGGATCACGGCCACCATGCCATATGTGGTCCTCTTTGCCCTGCTCCTGCGAGGAATCACCCTTCCTGGAGCCATTGATGGCATCAAAGCATACCTGAGCGTCGACTTCCACCGGCTCTGCGAGGCCTCT GTCTGGATAGATGCTGCCACCCAGATATGCTTCTCCCTGGGCGTTGGGTTTGGGGTGCTAATCGCCTTCTCCAGTTACAATAAATTCACCAACAACTGCTACAG GGACGCGATCATCACCACCTCCGTCAACTCCCTGACGAGCTTCTCCTCCGGCTTCGTGGTCTTTGCCTTCCTGGGGTACATGGCCCAGAAGCACAGTGTGCCCATTGGGGACGTGGCCAAGGATG GGCCCGGCCTGATTTTCGTCATCTACCCCGAGGCGCTCGCCACGCTCCCGCTGTCCTCCGCCTGGGCTGCAGTGTTCTTCATCATGCTCCTGACCCTGGGGATCGACAGCGCC ATGGGGGGGATGGAGTCCGTGATCACCGGGCTCATCGACGAGTTCCAGCTGCTGCACAGGCACCGGGAGCTCTTCACCCTCGCAGTCGTGCTGGCCaccttcctcctctccctcttctgCGTCACCAAC GGCGGCATCTATGTCTTCACACTGCTGGACCACTTCGCGGCTGGCACTTCCATCCTCTTTGGAGTGCTCTTCGAGGCCATCGGGGTGGCCTGGTTCTACG GTGTGCGGCAGTTCAGCGATGACATCCAGCAGATGACCGGGCAGCGGCCCAGCCTCTACTGGCGGCTGTGCTGGAAGTTCGTGAGCCCCTGCTTCCTCCTG AAACTGGCCTATGCCATCACTCCTGAGAAGGAGCGCGAGCAGGTGGACGGTGGGGAGGTGCGCCAGTTCACG CTCCGCCACTGGCTCATGGTGTAG
- the SLC6A3 gene encoding sodium-dependent dopamine transporter isoform X3, whose translation MSTSRCPVGLMSSVVAPAKEPNATGLKAVELVLVKEQNGVQLTNSTLVSTPQSPVEPQERETWSKKIDFLLSVIGFAVDLANVWRFPYLCYKNGGGAFLVPYLLFMVIAGMPLFYMELALGQFHREGAAGVWKICPILKGVGFTVILISLYVGFFYNVIIAWALHYFFSSFTTELPWTRCNHTWNSASCSDMPPGNSTQGPNDTFRTTPAAEYFERGVLHLHESRGIDDLGPPRWQLASCLVLVIILLYFSLWKGVKTSGKVVWITATMPYVVLFALLLRGITLPGAIDGIKAYLSVDFHRLCEASVWIDAATQICFSLGVGFGVLIAFSSYNKFTNNCYRDAIITTSVNSLTSFSSGFVVFAFLGYMAQKHSVPIGDVAKDGPGLIFVIYPEALATLPLSSAWAAVFFIMLLTLGIDSAMGGMESVITGLIDEFQLLHRHRELFTLAVVLATFLLSLFCVTNGGIYVFTLLDHFAAGTSILFGVLFEAIGVAWFYGVRQFSDDIQQMTGQRPSLYWRLCWKFVSPCFLLERLSVRPAPCGCTPESRVLRC comes from the exons ATGAGCACGAGCAGATGCCCAGTGGGACTGATGTCCTCCGTGGTGGCCCCAGCTAAGGAGCCCAACGCCACAGGCCTGAAGGCAGTGGAACTTGTCCTGGTCAAGGAGCAAAATGGGGTGCAGCTCACGAACTCCACCCTCGTCAGCACCCCGCAGTCCCCCGTGGAGCCCCAGGAACGGGAGACCTGGAGCAAGAAAATCGACTTCCTCCTCTCCGTGATTGGCTTTGCAGTGGACCTGGCCAACGTCTGGCGCTTCCCCTACCTGTGCTACAAAAACGGCGGCG GCGCCTTCCTGGTCCCTTACCTGCTCTTCATGGTCATCGCTGGTATGCCACTGTTCTACATGGAGCTGGCCCTCGGGCAATTCCACAGGGAAGGGGCTGCCGGTGTCTGGAAGATCTGCCCCATCCTGAAAG GCGTGGGCTTCACGGTCATCCTCATCTCGCTGTACGTGGGCTTCTTCTACAACGTCATCATTGCCTGGGCGCTGCATTACTTCTTCTCCTCCTTCACCACGGAGCTGCCATGGACCCGCTGCAACCACACATGGAACAGCGCCAGCTGCTCGGACATGCCCCCCGGCAACTCCACCCAGGGCCCCAACGACACCTTCAGGACCACGCCCGCCGCCGAGTACTTTGA GCGTGGGGTGCTGCACCTCCATGAGAGCCGCGGCATTGACGACCTGGGCCCTCCCCGGTGGCAGCTCGCGTCCTGCCTGGTGCTGGTCATCATTCTGCTCTACTTCAGCTTGTGGAAGGGCGTGAAGACTTCTGGGAAG GTCGTGTGGATCACGGCCACCATGCCATATGTGGTCCTCTTTGCCCTGCTCCTGCGAGGAATCACCCTTCCTGGAGCCATTGATGGCATCAAAGCATACCTGAGCGTCGACTTCCACCGGCTCTGCGAGGCCTCT GTCTGGATAGATGCTGCCACCCAGATATGCTTCTCCCTGGGCGTTGGGTTTGGGGTGCTAATCGCCTTCTCCAGTTACAATAAATTCACCAACAACTGCTACAG GGACGCGATCATCACCACCTCCGTCAACTCCCTGACGAGCTTCTCCTCCGGCTTCGTGGTCTTTGCCTTCCTGGGGTACATGGCCCAGAAGCACAGTGTGCCCATTGGGGACGTGGCCAAGGATG GGCCCGGCCTGATTTTCGTCATCTACCCCGAGGCGCTCGCCACGCTCCCGCTGTCCTCCGCCTGGGCTGCAGTGTTCTTCATCATGCTCCTGACCCTGGGGATCGACAGCGCC ATGGGGGGGATGGAGTCCGTGATCACCGGGCTCATCGACGAGTTCCAGCTGCTGCACAGGCACCGGGAGCTCTTCACCCTCGCAGTCGTGCTGGCCaccttcctcctctccctcttctgCGTCACCAAC GGCGGCATCTATGTCTTCACACTGCTGGACCACTTCGCGGCTGGCACTTCCATCCTCTTTGGAGTGCTCTTCGAGGCCATCGGGGTGGCCTGGTTCTACG GTGTGCGGCAGTTCAGCGATGACATCCAGCAGATGACCGGGCAGCGGCCCAGCCTCTACTGGCGGCTGTGCTGGAAGTTCGTGAGCCCCTGCTTCCTCCTG GAGCGGCTGAGTGTCCGACCTGCGCCTTGCGGCTGCACTCcagagagcagggtgctcaggTGCTGA
- the SLC6A3 gene encoding sodium-dependent dopamine transporter isoform X4 — protein MSTSRCPVGLMSSVVAPAKEPNATGLKAVELVLVKEQNGVQLTNSTLVSTPQSPVEPQERETWSKKIDFLLSVIGFAVDLANVWRFPYLCYKNGGGAFLVPYLLFMVIAGMPLFYMELALGQFHREGAAGVWKICPILKGVGFTVILISLYVGFFYNVIIAWALHYFFSSFTTELPWTRCNHTWNSASCSDMPPGNSTQGPNDTFRTTPAAEYFERGVLHLHESRGIDDLGPPRWQLASCLVLVIILLYFSLWKGVKTSGKVVWITATMPYVVLFALLLRGITLPGAIDGIKAYLSVDFHRLCEASVWIDAATQICFSLGVGFGVLIAFSSYNKFTNNCYRDAIITTSVNSLTSFSSGFVVFAFLGYMAQKHSVPIGDVAKDGPGLIFVIYPEALATLPLSSAWAAVFFIMLLTLGIDSAMGGMESVITGLIDEFQLLHRHRELFTLAVVLATFLLSLFCVTNGGIYVFTLLDHFAAGTSILFGVLFEAIGVAWFYGVRQFSDDIQQMTGQRPSLYWRLCWKFVSPCFLLM, from the exons ATGAGCACGAGCAGATGCCCAGTGGGACTGATGTCCTCCGTGGTGGCCCCAGCTAAGGAGCCCAACGCCACAGGCCTGAAGGCAGTGGAACTTGTCCTGGTCAAGGAGCAAAATGGGGTGCAGCTCACGAACTCCACCCTCGTCAGCACCCCGCAGTCCCCCGTGGAGCCCCAGGAACGGGAGACCTGGAGCAAGAAAATCGACTTCCTCCTCTCCGTGATTGGCTTTGCAGTGGACCTGGCCAACGTCTGGCGCTTCCCCTACCTGTGCTACAAAAACGGCGGCG GCGCCTTCCTGGTCCCTTACCTGCTCTTCATGGTCATCGCTGGTATGCCACTGTTCTACATGGAGCTGGCCCTCGGGCAATTCCACAGGGAAGGGGCTGCCGGTGTCTGGAAGATCTGCCCCATCCTGAAAG GCGTGGGCTTCACGGTCATCCTCATCTCGCTGTACGTGGGCTTCTTCTACAACGTCATCATTGCCTGGGCGCTGCATTACTTCTTCTCCTCCTTCACCACGGAGCTGCCATGGACCCGCTGCAACCACACATGGAACAGCGCCAGCTGCTCGGACATGCCCCCCGGCAACTCCACCCAGGGCCCCAACGACACCTTCAGGACCACGCCCGCCGCCGAGTACTTTGA GCGTGGGGTGCTGCACCTCCATGAGAGCCGCGGCATTGACGACCTGGGCCCTCCCCGGTGGCAGCTCGCGTCCTGCCTGGTGCTGGTCATCATTCTGCTCTACTTCAGCTTGTGGAAGGGCGTGAAGACTTCTGGGAAG GTCGTGTGGATCACGGCCACCATGCCATATGTGGTCCTCTTTGCCCTGCTCCTGCGAGGAATCACCCTTCCTGGAGCCATTGATGGCATCAAAGCATACCTGAGCGTCGACTTCCACCGGCTCTGCGAGGCCTCT GTCTGGATAGATGCTGCCACCCAGATATGCTTCTCCCTGGGCGTTGGGTTTGGGGTGCTAATCGCCTTCTCCAGTTACAATAAATTCACCAACAACTGCTACAG GGACGCGATCATCACCACCTCCGTCAACTCCCTGACGAGCTTCTCCTCCGGCTTCGTGGTCTTTGCCTTCCTGGGGTACATGGCCCAGAAGCACAGTGTGCCCATTGGGGACGTGGCCAAGGATG GGCCCGGCCTGATTTTCGTCATCTACCCCGAGGCGCTCGCCACGCTCCCGCTGTCCTCCGCCTGGGCTGCAGTGTTCTTCATCATGCTCCTGACCCTGGGGATCGACAGCGCC ATGGGGGGGATGGAGTCCGTGATCACCGGGCTCATCGACGAGTTCCAGCTGCTGCACAGGCACCGGGAGCTCTTCACCCTCGCAGTCGTGCTGGCCaccttcctcctctccctcttctgCGTCACCAAC GGCGGCATCTATGTCTTCACACTGCTGGACCACTTCGCGGCTGGCACTTCCATCCTCTTTGGAGTGCTCTTCGAGGCCATCGGGGTGGCCTGGTTCTACG GTGTGCGGCAGTTCAGCGATGACATCCAGCAGATGACCGGGCAGCGGCCCAGCCTCTACTGGCGGCTGTGCTGGAAGTTCGTGAGCCCCTGCTTCCTCCTG ATGTGA
- the SLC6A3 gene encoding sodium-dependent dopamine transporter isoform X1, which translates to MSTSRCPVGLMSSVVAPAKEPNATGLKAVELVLVKEQNGVQLTNSTLVSTPQSPVEPQERETWSKKIDFLLSVIGFAVDLANVWRFPYLCYKNGGGAFLVPYLLFMVIAGMPLFYMELALGQFHREGAAGVWKICPILKGVGFTVILISLYVGFFYNVIIAWALHYFFSSFTTELPWTRCNHTWNSASCSDMPPGNSTQGPNDTFRTTPAAEYFERGVLHLHESRGIDDLGPPRWQLASCLVLVIILLYFSLWKGVKTSGKVVWITATMPYVVLFALLLRGITLPGAIDGIKAYLSVDFHRLCEASVWIDAATQICFSLGVGFGVLIAFSSYNKFTNNCYRDAIITTSVNSLTSFSSGFVVFAFLGYMAQKHSVPIGDVAKDGPGLIFVIYPEALATLPLSSAWAAVFFIMLLTLGIDSAMGGMESVITGLIDEFQLLHRHRELFTLAVVLATFLLSLFCVTNGGIYVFTLLDHFAAGTSILFGVLFEAIGVAWFYGVRQFSDDIQQMTGQRPSLYWRLCWKFVSPCFLLFVVVVSIVTFRPPHYGTYIFPEWANVLGWAIAASSMSMVPIYAAYKFCGLPGSLREKLAYAITPEKEREQVDGGEVRQFTLRHWLMV; encoded by the exons ATGAGCACGAGCAGATGCCCAGTGGGACTGATGTCCTCCGTGGTGGCCCCAGCTAAGGAGCCCAACGCCACAGGCCTGAAGGCAGTGGAACTTGTCCTGGTCAAGGAGCAAAATGGGGTGCAGCTCACGAACTCCACCCTCGTCAGCACCCCGCAGTCCCCCGTGGAGCCCCAGGAACGGGAGACCTGGAGCAAGAAAATCGACTTCCTCCTCTCCGTGATTGGCTTTGCAGTGGACCTGGCCAACGTCTGGCGCTTCCCCTACCTGTGCTACAAAAACGGCGGCG GCGCCTTCCTGGTCCCTTACCTGCTCTTCATGGTCATCGCTGGTATGCCACTGTTCTACATGGAGCTGGCCCTCGGGCAATTCCACAGGGAAGGGGCTGCCGGTGTCTGGAAGATCTGCCCCATCCTGAAAG GCGTGGGCTTCACGGTCATCCTCATCTCGCTGTACGTGGGCTTCTTCTACAACGTCATCATTGCCTGGGCGCTGCATTACTTCTTCTCCTCCTTCACCACGGAGCTGCCATGGACCCGCTGCAACCACACATGGAACAGCGCCAGCTGCTCGGACATGCCCCCCGGCAACTCCACCCAGGGCCCCAACGACACCTTCAGGACCACGCCCGCCGCCGAGTACTTTGA GCGTGGGGTGCTGCACCTCCATGAGAGCCGCGGCATTGACGACCTGGGCCCTCCCCGGTGGCAGCTCGCGTCCTGCCTGGTGCTGGTCATCATTCTGCTCTACTTCAGCTTGTGGAAGGGCGTGAAGACTTCTGGGAAG GTCGTGTGGATCACGGCCACCATGCCATATGTGGTCCTCTTTGCCCTGCTCCTGCGAGGAATCACCCTTCCTGGAGCCATTGATGGCATCAAAGCATACCTGAGCGTCGACTTCCACCGGCTCTGCGAGGCCTCT GTCTGGATAGATGCTGCCACCCAGATATGCTTCTCCCTGGGCGTTGGGTTTGGGGTGCTAATCGCCTTCTCCAGTTACAATAAATTCACCAACAACTGCTACAG GGACGCGATCATCACCACCTCCGTCAACTCCCTGACGAGCTTCTCCTCCGGCTTCGTGGTCTTTGCCTTCCTGGGGTACATGGCCCAGAAGCACAGTGTGCCCATTGGGGACGTGGCCAAGGATG GGCCCGGCCTGATTTTCGTCATCTACCCCGAGGCGCTCGCCACGCTCCCGCTGTCCTCCGCCTGGGCTGCAGTGTTCTTCATCATGCTCCTGACCCTGGGGATCGACAGCGCC ATGGGGGGGATGGAGTCCGTGATCACCGGGCTCATCGACGAGTTCCAGCTGCTGCACAGGCACCGGGAGCTCTTCACCCTCGCAGTCGTGCTGGCCaccttcctcctctccctcttctgCGTCACCAAC GGCGGCATCTATGTCTTCACACTGCTGGACCACTTCGCGGCTGGCACTTCCATCCTCTTTGGAGTGCTCTTCGAGGCCATCGGGGTGGCCTGGTTCTACG GTGTGCGGCAGTTCAGCGATGACATCCAGCAGATGACCGGGCAGCGGCCCAGCCTCTACTGGCGGCTGTGCTGGAAGTTCGTGAGCCCCTGCTTCCTCCTG TTCGTGGTTGTGGTCAGCATCGTGACCTTCCGGCCCCCGCACTACGGCACCTACATCTTCCCGGAGTGGGCCAACGTGCTGGGCTGGGCCATCGCCGCATCCTCCATGTCCATGGTGCCCATCTACGCGGCCTACAAGTTCTGCGGCTTGCCGGGGTCTTTGCGGGAG AAACTGGCCTATGCCATCACTCCTGAGAAGGAGCGCGAGCAGGTGGACGGTGGGGAGGTGCGCCAGTTCACG CTCCGCCACTGGCTCATGGTGTAG